A region from the Papio anubis isolate 15944 chromosome 6, Panubis1.0, whole genome shotgun sequence genome encodes:
- the LOC101005127 gene encoding glutathione S-transferase A5 — protein sequence MVEIDGMKLVQTRAILNYIASKYNLYGKDIKERALIDMYTEGIVDLTEMVSLLITCQPEERDAKTALVKEKIQNRYFPAFEKVLKSHGQDYLVGNKLSRADIHLVELLYYVAA from the exons ATGGTTGAGATTGATGGGATGAAGCTGGTGCAGACCAGAGCCATTCTCAACTACATTGCCAGCAAATACAACCTCTACGGGAAAGACATAAAGGAGAGAGCCCT GATTGATATGTATACAGAAGGAATAGTAGATTTGACTGAAATGGTCTCTCTTCTGATCACATGTCAACCTGAGGAAAGAGATGCCAAGACTGCCTTGgtcaaagagaaaattcaaaaccGCTATTTCCCTGCCTTTGAAAAA GTCTTAAAGAGTCATGGACAAGACTACCTTGTTGGCAACAAGCTGAGCCGGGCTGATATTCACCTGGTGGAACTTCTCTACTACGTAGCAGCTTGA